In Zingiber officinale cultivar Zhangliang chromosome 3B, Zo_v1.1, whole genome shotgun sequence, a single window of DNA contains:
- the LOC121967813 gene encoding NAC domain-containing protein 83-like isoform X2 — translation MEIERPSFIRNGVVRLPPGFRFHPTDEELVAQYLKRKAFSCPLPAAVIPEINLSEFDPWDLPGENEGDKYFFNLVERSTYHRSNRAAGSGYWKSTGKPKPVVALASKELVGMKRVLVFHRWKSPQGSRTDWVMQEYCLPRSNSIHLFVEQSKDWVVCRIFKKRTSGVADHRARRRRSGNCRAVLVPSCSFSSSSCVTGLEEEEQEEGDEGCSKAID, via the exons ATGGAGATTGAAAGGCCAAGCTTCATCAGAAACGGAGTAGTGAGACTTCCACCTGGATTCAGGTTCCACCCAACTGATGAAGAACTGGTGGCGCAGTACCTTAAAAGGAAGGCCTTTTCCTGCCCATTGCCTGCCGCAGTTATTCCCGAGATCAACCTCTCCGAGTTCGATCCTTGGGATTTGCCAG GTGAGAACGAAGGAGACAAGTACTTTTTCAATTTGGTAGAGAGATCCACGTACCACCGTAGCAACCGAGCGGCTGGCTCCGGCTACTGGAAGTCTACCGGAAAGCCAAAGCCGGTGGTGGCGCTGGCGAGCAAAGAGCTGGTAGGGATGAAGAGGGTGCTCGTCTTCCACCGGTGGAAGTCACCCCAAGGTTCGCGAACCGATTGGGTCATGCAAGAGTACTGCCTCCCAAGATCGAACTCAATCCac CTCTTCGTGGAGCAGAGCAAAGACTGGGTGGTCTGCCGCATATTTAAGAAGAGGACAAGTGGAGTAGCCGATCATAGAGCACGAAGAAGGAGGTCCGGCAATTGCAGAGCCGTGCTCGTTCcttcttgttctttctcttcctcaagctgcGTGACTGGTCTCGAAGAGGAGGAGcaggaggaaggagatgaaggttGCAGCAAGGCAATCGATTAG
- the LOC121967813 gene encoding NAC domain-containing protein 83-like isoform X1 — protein sequence MEIERPSFIRNGVVRLPPGFRFHPTDEELVAQYLKRKAFSCPLPAAVIPEINLSEFDPWDLPGENEGDKYFFNLVERSTYHRSNRAAGSGYWKSTGKPKPVVALASKELVGMKRVLVFHRWKSPQGSRTDWVMQEYCLPRSNSIHSKDWVVCRIFKKRTSGVADHRARRRRSGNCRAVLVPSCSFSSSSCVTGLEEEEQEEGDEGCSKAID from the exons ATGGAGATTGAAAGGCCAAGCTTCATCAGAAACGGAGTAGTGAGACTTCCACCTGGATTCAGGTTCCACCCAACTGATGAAGAACTGGTGGCGCAGTACCTTAAAAGGAAGGCCTTTTCCTGCCCATTGCCTGCCGCAGTTATTCCCGAGATCAACCTCTCCGAGTTCGATCCTTGGGATTTGCCAG GTGAGAACGAAGGAGACAAGTACTTTTTCAATTTGGTAGAGAGATCCACGTACCACCGTAGCAACCGAGCGGCTGGCTCCGGCTACTGGAAGTCTACCGGAAAGCCAAAGCCGGTGGTGGCGCTGGCGAGCAAAGAGCTGGTAGGGATGAAGAGGGTGCTCGTCTTCCACCGGTGGAAGTCACCCCAAGGTTCGCGAACCGATTGGGTCATGCAAGAGTACTGCCTCCCAAGATCGAACTCAATCCac AGCAAAGACTGGGTGGTCTGCCGCATATTTAAGAAGAGGACAAGTGGAGTAGCCGATCATAGAGCACGAAGAAGGAGGTCCGGCAATTGCAGAGCCGTGCTCGTTCcttcttgttctttctcttcctcaagctgcGTGACTGGTCTCGAAGAGGAGGAGcaggaggaaggagatgaaggttGCAGCAAGGCAATCGATTAG